The sequence GGTAATGATAAAGTGACCCTGTGGTTTCAGGACGGTCGTTAGTGAGGAGACGTACTGAAGCTTTGCTGCATTTTGGCCATCAGGATTCAAGCTAATGGCGTCAAACGTGCCCTTATCTATACATACATCAAAATCTTTCAGCTCAGCGCTGGGGTTCAGAAAATCCTGCTCCTGttagaaaaaaaagggaaaaaatagaataatcagacactgaatacaaaaaaaagtatCCCTGGCATTAAAGAAGAGCCGAAATTCACACCCAGACAGAAAAACAATCTcgattttacattttctttgagaTTTCTTCATATTGATTCTCCTAGggagatgtggatcagcacaaggctgcatctgtgagctgatgtatcagaaccaagtcgctgtaaTGCTACTCTTACAAGCTATTCTCTTGTACAAATCcctaaaaaagcattttcttcaCCTTTTTTAAAAGAGTCAAAACAATTACGCATTAAACTTCAACCCTGTCTAGAAATTCTacgatatataaataaaaattcttacCTGAACTTTAATATTAACCAAGCCCTCTTCATCCAGAATATTTCTTGTGAGCTCTATCGATGCATTTGAATAGTCTATGCCCGTGAGATTATCAAAACCCTCTTTTgcctaaaagaaaataaataaataaaaaaaatgattattattattattattattattattattccataaacataaatacaaaatGATAAACACTTATACACACCAGTTCAACTAGGAATACTCCATTTCCTGTGCCAATGTCCAGAATAGCAGCATTTTTAGGTATGTTCTGTTTCACCATCCATTTAAGAACTCTGTGCATACTTCCCTGCCCAAACCTGAACGCAGAAAAAAGAGAAGCAACAGCTAAAAGAACTTTCCTACTAAAGATTATCCTTGAATTAAAgtagctttgatgtaatattcagtttcttcatgagcattaatttacagaaaagcaagtagggctgcaactaatgattattttggcagTCGACTAGGCTGACGATTATtatttcgattagttgattagtcaacgattatttctgccacctCTAAAAATGATATAAACAACAGAACATGAGGTAATATTGCGGTACTGTTATAAATTAGCGATTAGTCGACAGTgatatttgtagtcgacaaatttaaacaaTCGACATtctcgattatatcaactaattaTTGCAACCCTTTATTATTCTCTgactacaacttaattatctcattccccacgcattaggatctcattctcaCGCCTTATTAAGTCGTGgccactcattttttttttttttaacatgatgtcactaTAGGGGcttcaccatatttttacgttGAGATAAAAGAAGTAAAGTGATGGCCGAATGACGAAGCCTGATGAAAAACTGACCCTGGTTCTGAAGGacccacattttttattttacttctaacACAAAACCTTTAATAAGGAAATTAAAAAATTACTACACAGCTTGCACTCTTTTTAGGTTGTTTGTGAAgaatttatgattttttgcatAGAATGGGAGTGTTcacaattaaatataatattgttaataattgTGTGTTTTTGCTTGGGGCCCACAAATACCTTGAAACGGcgctgtgtgtgtgaggaaatatatatatatatatatattttttttttttttaccatatttctcCAACATCTCCAATGTCTTTATAAGTCTGGAGCTCCCTCTTGTAGGCATCATCCCAACTAATAGCAAAACAGAATTATCAATCATGATTAGTTAAGACCTGTCTGTAACAGATAACAGTTTACCCTGTAATAGAAACCCTGTTAAATgaataaattttaataaaatatattctttattctctataaaagacatttaaagcgatttaaccctttaaacgcAGAGAGTTACCCAGTCAAATAATAACACCGGGCTGAAAACAGTAGAGTTTAGGGTATGTTGATATGAAAATGagcttattaatgatttattaagaaCAACATTAACCGGTAATGAGAGTCTGTGTGTGATAATAACTCACTATTCTTTAGTTCCGAGTTTAGAGGCAGTAAAATCACTCTCCTGCTCTGCACGCGGCTCCTGCGCAGCCATGGCAGCTGCTAAACATCAAACATGGCGCTCTACACCGAtacctttcaaaataaaagccacgACAAgcgcagtaataataataataagaagaagaagttgTGGCCACGACTTAATTATGTAATTCACATGCTTTAATTATCTCGTTCACACGCATTTAAATCTCATTCCTAcaattaattatctcattcccacacattagaaccattttaagcaacaaaaaaaattgtcatcagttttttaactttttaatgaaaTTTGATTATGTCTCAAGTTGGTCTTACATTTCACGTTCTACGTTCTGTGGTTCATAGCCTTAATTAGTCATGGCCACGCACTAGAATCCTGTTcgcatgccttaataagtcatggccacacattaggatctcattccacTCCACaagttgtggccatgccttaataagttgtggccatgcattatgATTTCGCTCCCTTAATACCTTAATTGCCTCGTTCCCACACATTAAGTTCTCATTTCCAAGCCTTAATGACCACGATTTAGTTAAtgtgttcccatgccttaatatgtcatggccacaacttaattatcaactaattaattatataaaaaaataaggatctcattcccacgctcttaataagtcgtggccacacattaggatctcgttaCCACAcgttaataagttgtggccactcCTTAGAATCtggttcccacgccttaataagttgtggccatgtcTCAAAAAACGTGCctactcattattttttttcttcgtaCACAGTTCAGTTTTATGTTCTGTGTTTTAAGTTCACGTACAGTGTCCTGTTCTTATTATCAGCTAATAAATAGACCAGGAGCTTCTGAagctaaaaacagcaataattatgagttgttattattattaatagtaaaatacagggttattattttttattaataaaataatacagagaTTTAATTAATGTTCAGTAATCAGTAGTGTGGGCTGAACTGATCTGAACTAACCAGGACAGGAGGAGGAGCGCAGTGCATTGTGGGAGCGGCGGGTATGTTTCCATCATGGCGGCCTCGATTTCGGGCTACACCTTCAGTTCTGTGTGTTATCACAGCGCCAACAGCAACTCCGACCACGTAAGTACACGGCGGGTCCGCCCGGGCTCTCGGGCGCGGGTTCGGGGGGTGAAGTGTCAGAGAGACGGGTCGGTTCGGGTCTCCGGGCGGGGTCTGTGCGCGGTGTCCTCCTGCTCCGGGCTAGCGGCGGGCTAACTCCAGCAGCACTCCGGAGAGAGGGCGATGACAGCGGGCTAACCGGCCGCTCGGCTAGCGCTGAGTCCGGCCCTGAGTCCGCCTGAGCGGCCGGTTACACCTCACCCCGCGGTCCCTCAGCGCGGAGCTTCATTTATACAGGAGCTGAGTGTTTGTTTAAACAGGTCTGAGTGTTGTCTTGTTCAGAAAACGCCCTAAATTAAAGAAACGCTAGCCTTTTTtagttagttaacgttagctagttttAGCTGGTGTTCTGTCCAATTGTGCTACCTTGCCaaatcgtgctaccctagtgtagctataaatatttatatttaactctatacatttaaacaaaatatttatagtttttattgtacggtcatgaaaaatctggaaaagtcatggaattaaaaaatagaaatttccaggcctggataaataaaaatttggaaaaataaaaaaacacctagaaagttttgaaaaaaaagtcatgaaaattagGTCTACAGaccttttgtatttttgttaattcagtaatttatccATACACAATGCAGCTCTCAGGACCTGATTGTGTgtgaacattttatctgatttatttgaGACCTTCAATATTATATAAATTTTGATTataattttagttgatttttggttttattatccATGTCTGCCCTGATGTTTTataaatcgtatggtcatgaaaattgaAAACCTTGGAAATTTACTGCTTAAAACGTGTATGGACCctgaaagaaaacagaaaatagtAGTATATGTTTCCAGTATATTTTGgtagcataaatcactgtatcatggttGGTGAAGTTATGGCAGTGAGAGGtcatttttgtaaataataattattgtatttattagtattagtgttaatttccatttacacttttgtgcggTGACGCACGaaagcacaaaaaaacaagaaacatgtttattatatataaaaacacgAAACacgaaaaataattaaaaagtgtagGTCAACGGCGCATGCGCACAGCCGCTAAGTAGCACGTATCGATGGGGTAGCACATCTCGACACAACACCGGCTAACTTGTTTGTGCACTAACTAGTTTCATAGCTGTTAGCTAGCGTTATAGAGTGTTATCATCTCATGGCTAAGACTCTGAAACGCCAAGAGTGcttaaattgctttttaaaggtagaaaaaaggatttaaaacacttaaatgaagcttttttttaagtGGCTTTTATATTTTAAGCCCTGTCATAGTcgacatatagacagacagacagatagcacTGACTGATACAGACAGATACACAAGGAAGTAGATTAAACTCACTTTGACTCACTGGAGTCTAGATCAGGTTATGTTGTGAAATCTGGTCTAGCTAATTATATAtacacctctgaaaaaaaaaataagagaccagtttctctgattttgcaatttataggtttatgtttgagtaaaatgaacattgttgttttattctataaactacagacaacatttctcccaaattccaaataaaaatattctcatttagagcatttatttacagaaaatgagaaatggctgaaataacaaaaaaagatgcagagctttcagacctcaaataatgcaaagaaaacaagttcatattcataaagttttaagagttcagaaataatcaatatttggtggaataaccctggttggtttttaatcacagttttttttatgcatcttggcagcatgttctcctccaccagtcttacacactgcttttggataactttatgctgctttactcctggtgtaaaaattcaagcagttcagtttggtggtttgatggtttgtgatcatccatcttcctcttgattatattccagaggtttttaatttggtaaaaaaaaaattccagagCTGTTGTAAAATTAAACATATGATACACTTGATTTATAGCCATAACAGATATTGTTGTTAAGATTTATTGGCTCTGTGTGATTTAAAGGTCCTGTATTTAGACTTATGCAGATGCTAATCTAAGAAGGACCCAGCCAGCTAAATAAAAGCTGTAAGGATCACCCAAGAAGAAGAAAGATCAATATTTAAGACAGAAGAATCTGCTGAATTGAGCTGGGCTTTGCCAGGTAGGCAAACAAGAGAGGCACACCTGTTAGGACAAAAATGCAGCTCTACCAGATCACCTGTGATGAAACTGGCCTTGTTTGAAACTTGCTCTATCATTAGTGTGACAGGTGCTGAGTAGCTCATTGATGTCACTCactataaataatacttaaaCTCCCTGAATAGCACTTTTAAACACATTGACATTTgatattttgctgtatttttaaAGAGGTACTTTTGCCATTTTcagcctttatttatttgttaagatTTTAAGGATTCATTTATTGATGGAGCTTAAAGTGAATATTTTATTCCATTCTTTTGCAACTTCAATATTAGCACACCTGAAGAAATATGAGAATTTAAAGTAAACCTTAATGACATCTATTTGCAGAGCAAATTTACCTCTTTTACCTTTTGCACCTTCtagaaaaaattgtcaaaatgtgATCTGAACTAAGCACTCAATACCACTAAAAGCTAGCTTACCTACCTCTTAAAGGATGATGTTAAATGAAACAGTGATGCATGTTTTCTGGTgcaacagatttttttgtttgttttttcttaaattgttttatagattttgcttaaaattgtCGATTAATCAGTTGTATTTATGCCATTTAAAAATCTTTTCCCCATTTGTATcgcaaatacaaatattttgaatatgttgattgatattataccctgaaatattgtgtcatatcaccaaccctaattatcacattagggtactactttttttattttttatttttactgatttgatcaaaagaaaaattcacactgttctcatttcccattatatatctactagagacagattatatctgtacagtataatttattttactttaatcctggatatatggagatattttgaggagtgcattattattattagtatcatgacattccgggatcattgacttctgttacaaatctgataaaattcttgtattttttaatatctcagttagtggtgtgccatatcatatattatatgcaataatacaatttaataatcattttttgcagttgtgtattctttaaatattttagtaaattcagtgttttgttatatagtcaagaatatcattatcacaaaaataccatgaaatggtatatttttattttagggccatatcgcccacccttaccCATTTCCaggctgtttattttttattattttattaatagtgattattctgtgtttttatgtgttttttcagGAGGGATTCCTGTTGGGAGAAGTGAGACAAGAAGAAACATTAAGCATAAGTGATTCTCAGATTAGCAGTTCAGAGTTCCTCCACATCGTAGGTAAGTGTCTTGTTTTGCTGTTgatgaaaacatggcgacacctctgttccttactagtgttgcatggTGCTAGGTGGtttttcacgattaatttggttaatttgaaAGTGTTTATCTGTTTTACCCTGGGTATTTTCTAAATATTGCACTCAGTCAGAGGAGTGAAGATCTCCAGTGATTATTtgtggataataataataa is a genomic window of Astyanax mexicanus isolate ESR-SI-001 chromosome 14, AstMex3_surface, whole genome shotgun sequence containing:
- the eef1akmt2 gene encoding EEF1A lysine methyltransferase 2 isoform X1, translated to MAAQEPRAEQESDFTASKLGTKEYWDDAYKRELQTYKDIGDVGEIWFGQGSMHRVLKWMVKQNIPKNAAILDIGTGNGVFLVELAKEGFDNLTGIDYSNASIELTRNILDEEGLVNIKVQEQDFLNPSAELKDFDVCIDKGTFDAISLNPDGQNAAKLQYVSSLTTVLKPQGHFIITSCNWTKEQLLEIFSPGLELLQELPTPRFQFGGVTGNSVTALVFRKLC
- the eef1akmt2 gene encoding EEF1A lysine methyltransferase 2 isoform X2; this translates as MHRVLKWMVKQNIPKNAAILDIGTGNGVFLVELAKEGFDNLTGIDYSNASIELTRNILDEEGLVNIKVQEQDFLNPSAELKDFDVCIDKGTFDAISLNPDGQNAAKLQYVSSLTTVLKPQGHFIITSCNWTKEQLLEIFSPGLELLQELPTPRFQFGGVTGNSVTALVFRKLC